From a region of the Campylobacter anatolicus genome:
- a CDS encoding nicotinate phosphoribosyltransferase, with amino-acid sequence KFATNPQNLEIYALNDGDMISANEPVLKISGAYEDFGWLENIIDATLTRRSSVATNVYRTLKVANGKIVFSMADRQDEIVTQIGDGYATYVAGIDRVSTDAQGFWWGGTGMGTMPHALIQMCEGDVVKACEIYATTFPDEQVTALVDYNNDVITDAIKAANALKDRLGAVRVDTSKNLIDRFFDGKDVSGFDPHGVCRELIFALRDELDIHGFNHVKIVVSSGFTPEKIAEFERYGTPVDIYGVGSYSVINTTCGFTGDLVGLNGKAQAKFGRQNISSNRLEKVEFIDKI; translated from the coding sequence ATAAATTTGCTACAAATCCACAAAATTTAGAGATATATGCACTAAACGATGGAGATATGATAAGTGCAAATGAGCCAGTTTTAAAGATAAGTGGGGCTTATGAGGATTTTGGTTGGTTGGAAAATATCATAGATGCTACGCTTACTCGCCGTAGCAGTGTCGCGACAAATGTCTATCGCACGTTAAAAGTAGCTAACGGTAAGATTGTATTTTCTATGGCGGATAGACAAGATGAGATCGTTACTCAGATAGGTGATGGATATGCGACTTATGTTGCAGGGATAGATAGAGTTTCTACTGATGCACAGGGCTTTTGGTGGGGCGGAACTGGCATGGGGACTATGCCACACGCACTTATACAGATGTGTGAAGGAGATGTAGTAAAGGCGTGTGAAATTTACGCTACGACCTTTCCTGATGAGCAAGTAACTGCACTAGTTGATTATAATAATGATGTAATAACTGACGCTATAAAAGCGGCAAATGCGTTAAAAGACCGTCTTGGTGCGGTGCGTGTGGATACATCTAAAAATTTGATAGATAGGTTTTTTGATGGTAAAGATGTGAGTGGATTTGATCCGCATGGAGTTTGTAGGGAGCTTATATTTGCGCTTAGAGACGAACTTGATATACACGGATTTAACCACGTTAAAATAGTCGTTAGCTCAGGGTTTACACCTGAAAAGATTGCTGAATTTGAGCGTTATGGTACACCTGTGGATATCTACGGTGTTGGTAGTTATAGCGTGATAAACACAACTTGTGGTTTTACAGGTGACTTAGTTGGGTTAAACGGCAAAGCCCAGGCAAAATTTGGACGTCAAAATATCAGCTCAAATCGTCTTGAAAAAGTAGAATTTATAGATAAAATTTAA
- a CDS encoding menaquinone biosynthesis family protein: MINLKDISVAHSPDADDVFMYQAIKFGWISSKNLKFSNVALDIQTLNDEALKGTYDATAISFSLYPLIKDDYALLRCAVSFGDGYGPKLVKKRGVKLKRNSRVALSGAHTTNALLFRVAYPDTRVVYKNFLEIENAVLSGEVDAGVLIHESILNFSDELEVEREIYDIWRELGGDGMPLPLGGMALRRSLTITDAIECERVLTKAVRIATSHKPFLSHMLMERNLVRVGKEQLKAYLNLYANESSISMDSFAINAVNKLFEIGYRYGFYAECINANDYLIPTEYNDIRFA, encoded by the coding sequence TTGATAAATTTAAAAGATATAAGCGTCGCTCACTCGCCAGATGCGGATGATGTTTTTATGTATCAGGCGATCAAATTTGGCTGGATTAGTAGTAAAAATTTAAAATTTTCAAATGTCGCACTAGATATACAAACGCTTAATGATGAAGCCTTAAAAGGCACTTATGACGCCACTGCCATTAGCTTTTCGCTCTATCCGTTAATCAAAGATGACTATGCACTTTTGCGTTGTGCGGTGAGTTTTGGTGATGGCTATGGGCCAAAGCTAGTTAAAAAAAGGGGTGTTAAACTAAAGCGAAATTCCCGTGTCGCACTATCAGGGGCTCACACGACAAATGCCTTACTATTTCGCGTAGCATATCCTGATACACGGGTAGTCTATAAAAATTTCTTAGAGATTGAAAATGCTGTGCTTAGTGGTGAGGTAGATGCTGGAGTGCTGATACATGAGAGTATTTTAAATTTCAGCGATGAATTAGAAGTTGAGCGTGAGATATATGATATTTGGCGTGAACTTGGGGGCGATGGTATGCCGTTGCCACTTGGCGGTATGGCACTTCGCAGAAGTTTAACGATAACTGACGCCATAGAGTGCGAGAGGGTACTAACAAAGGCGGTGCGTATTGCAACCTCGCATAAGCCATTTTTATCACATATGCTAATGGAGCGAAACTTGGTACGTGTAGGTAAAGAGCAACTAAAAGCTTATCTAAATTTATATGCAAATGAAAGCTCAATTAGTATGGATTCATTTGCGATAAATGCCGTAAATAAACTATTTGAGATAGGTTATAGGTATGGATTTTACGCTGAATGTATCAATGCAAACGACTATCTGATTCCAACTGAATACAACGATATAAGGTTTGCTTAA
- the fliQ gene encoding flagellar biosynthesis protein FliQ: MQSMLVSLGIETFKIALYLSLPMLLSGLIAGLLISIFQATTQINETTLSFVPKIILVVVVIIFLMPWMISLMVEFTTRMIEYIPEFVR, encoded by the coding sequence ATGCAAAGTATGCTCGTTTCGCTAGGTATTGAGACTTTTAAGATAGCTCTTTATTTAAGCCTTCCTATGCTACTTAGCGGACTTATTGCTGGACTTCTTATATCTATATTTCAAGCGACTACACAGATAAATGAGACTACGCTTAGCTTTGTGCCAAAGATCATTTTAGTTGTTGTTGTGATTATATTTTTGATGCCGTGGATGATCTCGCTAATGGTGGAATTTACAACAAGAATGATAGAGTATATACCTGAGTTTGTGCGATGA
- a CDS encoding UDP-N-acetylmuramate dehydrogenase: MTRVIDFTKFSSVRIGGVHEVAVINSPVESLCGAVLIGGANNLLVSPNPPKMAILGDAFDYINLNGDELEIGAAIKSSRIYNFAKQHNIANFEFLKNIPGTLGGLVKMNAGLCGFSISDTLTQVHLGRGWVSRDEIGFSYRFSSISEPIFGAKFKVKSGFSEVRANEFATKRSNQPRGASFGSCFVNPSGDYAGRLLEAVGLKGHIIGGAKFSEQHANFLINFNNATFDDAMSLISLAKELVLVEFGVELKTEVVVL, encoded by the coding sequence ATGACGCGAGTGATTGACTTTACCAAATTTAGCTCGGTACGTATCGGTGGGGTGCATGAAGTAGCCGTTATAAACTCGCCTGTTGAAAGTCTTTGTGGTGCAGTTTTAATAGGCGGTGCTAATAATCTTCTCGTTTCACCAAATCCACCAAAAATGGCGATATTAGGCGATGCATTTGATTATATAAATTTAAACGGCGATGAGCTAGAGATCGGAGCTGCGATAAAGAGCAGTAGAATCTATAACTTCGCAAAACAGCATAATATAGCGAATTTTGAGTTTTTAAAAAATATTCCGGGTACTTTGGGCGGACTAGTTAAGATGAATGCTGGACTTTGTGGGTTTAGCATAAGTGACACACTCACGCAGGTGCATTTGGGGCGTGGCTGGGTTAGTCGTGATGAGATAGGCTTTTCGTATCGTTTTAGTAGTATTAGTGAGCCGATATTTGGGGCTAAATTTAAAGTTAAGAGTGGATTTAGCGAAGTAAGGGCAAATGAGTTTGCCACAAAGCGTTCAAATCAGCCAAGGGGTGCTAGTTTTGGTAGCTGTTTTGTCAATCCAAGTGGAGATTATGCTGGACGATTACTAGAGGCTGTAGGGTTAAAAGGACACATTATAGGTGGTGCGAAATTTAGCGAACAACACGCAAATTTTTTGATAAATTTTAACAATGCTACATTTGATGATGCGATGAGTCTTATAAGCTTAGCCAAAGAGCTAGTTTTAGTGGAGTTTGGTGTAGAGCTAAAAACTGAAGTTGTAGTGCTTTAA